In Carassius carassius chromosome 38, fCarCar2.1, whole genome shotgun sequence, the genomic stretch tgttgtttcaaacctgtatgaatttctttcttctgaacagaaaggaagatatttagaagaatatgAGTAACCGGACAGTTTCTggtctcattgacttccatagtaggaaataaaaatatactatggaagtcaatgagaccagaaactgtctggttaccagaCCTTTTTTGGTTCTCCTTTTCAGTAGACTTATCTTTTGTTGTGTGcacttctttttttctatttttctagtCAGGATTACATTTTTGAGTGCAGATCTGTTACTTTTGTCATATTCACGGTTAAGCACCTGTTCTTTGTGCAAAGGCAGACTTGGTTTTGAAATAGGCTTTGACATTGTCTACCATTATAAAACAAATCTACAGTAGTGATTCTGCTCATTATAACCATTACAGATTGTTGATATATTGTAATGATGTATTGCAATGatttatcaatatattgttttcactTTTTTGTTTCAGGGGATGTCATTCTCCAACAATTTAAAGCCTTCCTTTCTGTTGAGTGCAGAAGTGAGGAGTTCGTCACCTTTACACCGATGCAAAAGAGGCTTGACATCTTCTTGAGCTGTTTCCTTGGAAACTACCCGGAGCTTTTTGCTTTTTGCCCGAAGCTTCTGATTTTGTCTCATGGACAGGCCACTGTTGAGAGAGGCTTTTCTGTCAATAAAGAGATTGAAACCTGCAACATGCAAGAGGACACTTTAGTAGCACATAGGCTGGTATGCGACTATGTCACTCGACACGGGGGTGTTGCCAAAGTCCCCCTGACAAAAGAACTCGAGTTCGGTAGCATCAGCCAGGACCAGGTACCGTCTTAACcttgagacagagagaaagaagaaagagTCCCTTGTACAGGGCCAAAAGAGAAAGGTAGCAGAGAATTACTTGGAGGAACTCAAAAAAGGAGGAGCACTATGCAAACAGTTGCTGAAAGTCTTTTCAGAGATGCAGACAAATTTGCAGAGGAGGCTGAGGACAAGGCTGGCAGTCAGATGGCTCAGCTAATAACCAAGTCAAATGCTCTGAGGAGGGCAAGCAAGGAAAAATCAGCAGAGCTCAAGAACATTGATGAGGAGATTCTGGCCAAGGGAGAAGAGCTGAGATCAATGTAGTGCACACTCATGCTTCCGCAAACTCTCGTCaagatgtttgtattttttttttctgtagttcaACAATGCATCTAAGCTGTCTTCAGTACTATGTTcagtttgaataaattaatttagtttgcAAGTAATTTTGAGACTCTGTGTTTCCTTTGTACGTTTTTTTTCGTGATATAGGTCTTAAATTTCATTCATAatggtcttaaaaaggtcttaaaaagtcttaaatttgactttgtgaaacctgcagaaaccctgttaaTGTTTCCCAAACTCGACTCGCGCAGGCAGTTCCTGAGGACTCCGAACTTCGACGGCTGGTTCAGGAACCGCAGGAAGGAGATGACGCAGAAGCTGGAAGCTCTTCATCTGGAGGCGCTGTGTGAGGAAGACCTGCAGCTGCggatacagaaacacacagagGTGGAGACGGTCGACCTGGTGCTCAAACTCAAGGAGAAACTGGTGAGCCCTGCACTCATCCTGTGCATActtctcccaaaaatgaacatttgctgaaactaACTATAGATCATTCAAGATTAggatgagcttgtttcttcatcagatttggagaaatgtagcattgcatcacttgctcaccaatggatgctctgcagtgaatgggtgccgtcagaatgagagtccaaacagctgataaaaacagcatgctacatttctccaaatctgatgaagaaacaagctcatctcaatcttggatggcttgaaaAAACTCTGACTTTGCTTAGACAGATCATGTGATTGGTTTGCTGGTTTCTCCAGATATctaaaatattgttttgaaatGCATGAGACAGAGTCTGATTTGCTATAATTAATTCCCAGAATCGTCTCGCATCATTAAAAATCCTGCGTTTAAATGCGAGATAACATGACATCATTTGTTATTGCATTTCAGGGAAAAGTCTTGCATGCATCCCTGGTTGTGTCAACTTATTGTTTTATTACTGATATTTTCAGTTTCCCGTGTGTTCTCTTAAACACATAGAATGGAAATGCCACTTTGTTTGCAATATTTTATGCGATATTCCTATTTAATAGGAAACTTGGTTGGAAAAATAGCTATCGTCAcattcactgaaaaaaatggtgtatagacattttaaattagaaattgctatttaaatttcataaataattacaaagagacagcaagtaacattgaattaaatgtgacattttgtagtagaaagactgaaaataGTTATATCTTTGTAATAATCTTTGTTTCGAAAAATCctttttatttactatttcactcagaaattgcgaGTAAATTTGACaattacaaataaacaacaagtaacacattaaaataaacattacatttttgaaGTAGAAGTACTCAAATAATATTCTTTGTTCAGTCTGTTTATCCATCTTGTGTCTCAGACTCAGGCCGAGAAGGATCAGCTTCCTGTCAAAACAGGAACTCTTCCCAAACTACAGGCCCATATCGAGAGCATCATCCTGTCTCTTCCAGAGGACCTGCAGGGCATCTTACACAAACCGCCGAGCCCCTGACCCTCAGCCACAGACACGTGCTAGATTTCTCTGCTGGATCCTCCTCAAGTGCACTTGTTGCTGCCCTTGAACTGACAATGCTGGCATTGCCAAAAACCACACAGGAAGTGACTGTGCCTGAGCGTGAGAGGGGCGAATGTTGGCAGAATGATGCACGTGTGTCACGGACACATTCTGAGTCTCTCTGCTGTAAGTCTCACCGTGTGAGATTAAAATTCCCTTTGCTTTTAAACATGAAGATGGAGTCAGGAAAGAGAGATCTGTGAAAGATTGTGCTGTGACACCAGAACATCTGGAGCAAGAACATCAAATCGGCTTCATAAGAACACATCCAGGTCATCTGTAACCTCAAAATCAGGAAATTATAGTTTGCATAAAGTAAAGGAAGCCTATTTTAAGTCCATTAAGTCTAATGTGTTTACATTCTGTAATGATCCTGAGATTTTCTTATTCCCATTTTTCATGACTGCTTATTATTGCGTAatttaacagaagaaaaagaaaacagaacagaaaaaagCAAAACTATTACTGaactaatataaaaaattctactGCTGTCAATTCTGTCAAAATGAGGTGTGTTGCATTACAGTAatggaaattaatattttcatgatAATTAATAACATTTACCCCAGagttttccatttaattttttttcatcgtaattaaatatatgcatatatataaattgcatatatattatatgcaatttaaatgtaacaaaattcAATAAGACtaaatttacaatatataaatttataaatgtcCAATTTATATTGTGGCAATGCCAAACtgccatttatattatatttttaaatttagattattttttgcattgtggTGTTTGCATGCAACAAATcacttttgttttgctttttttttttcttcttcttttttttttttacatgttgaagtattaaattgttaaatattatttcagtaaatatttccccttttttttttttacaccaagtTATAACGCAATAATCAGAATGATCATGGAAAGTGAgaataagaaaatataaaatgcttaaaatataaatggtgctaaaaataggcttttatttacacttttgtattattattattatagtttgtgGCAAAATGTTCCCTGGAACATGAAAGTCATCTGTGTTTTGAGGTATCGTGTTCATTGAGATACTATTGCAATAACATGTCTGTTTTACAGAGACAACACTACAAACCTGTAAATGATGATGAAGAGAGTGAATATATTTCATCTTTACGAGCTCAGTAAGCACATTATTGCAGGTGTCTGGCATTAATTAACTCTCATAATGAAGGCAAACCCAGCAAAGACCATTGctgttttatatgtatttattttaattttaattcataaacTGACTAAACGCAAAAGGGAAAATAGCCATCgtcttttccttccctttccaCCTTCAATGACCTGAACTGAAAGAATTAGTCTAGTTCTTTAAATATCAATGCATTGTGGTCTAACTTCGATTTCAATATCATATACACATCGTCATTCAGAAAATGATCCTGTACTGTATACTTACACACACTATAGTCTTCAAATACAGCTTTTCTTTACACACGCTTGACCTATTAAGGTGAAAATGGTTTGTTTCGCATTTTCTGGTGCCTTTCATTTTCTGATGCTTGCTTGCTTTGAATGATCTTGCTTCTCTTTTAGGACCAAGTATGTAGTTTGGCAATGCTTTAAAGTCACGTGACGGGATAAAATGCATTCTAAATGATTGTTTGAGCTTCAGTGAGAGCTTCTGTTAGTTGCACTTTATCTGTCGAATGTGTCAAGCAACAGATGACATGCTATTTGTTTCTACTCAATATGTGCATAACCATGACATTTCTGTGGCTTGTAGGATGCTGGTTCTGTTTTGTCACAGCAGAGAATCATGGGACGCCTTGTGGATGTAGTTTCTGGTGCAAACCTGTGAAAACTGGTTGTTGGGCAACCATTGGTGTTTTATATTTGAAGGACAACCCTGTTTTAACATGCTTGAATTTTATAGAAGTATATTCTAATACACAAATAACGAATAGCTTTTGACACGACGCCTGTTTGTTATACTGATGGATATTTCTAacatctgtatttttgatctgcTCATTTATATTGGTAGTTAATGTACAGGATGTTTTTGTGTGTTGCTGTGCTGATTATTATAGAATGATATAAATGGAGATTTTTGTAAAAGAAGTAACCGTGTGCACCAAACCACAGTCTCTGTTTCAGCATAAACAATATTTTTCTATCAAACCATTAACCGctaatgtttattattttctgtaaacACATTACACACAGTAGTTCTGTTACCCTCATGAAGAACAAGTATAGTTTTTTTCCAGGGGCAAATAAATGTCAGTAATGGAGCCGTGTTGTGCATAAATCGATTCCTGTTCCGTTGCcttttaatttgactttttattcAGATTTGGTATTGTAGTGTAGAAATCACTCAAACTCATGGGATTTATGggagtttttaattaatatttatatatatatacatacagtatatagaatAACTGTCAATAATGGAGCTGTGTTGGGAGTAACTTTATTTAACTCTAGTATCTTTTAATTCTAGTATGCCAGAATAGAAATCACACAGAAAGTTGTTTTAGACTTATTTGATGattatttatgtaataaaatgtttgtttgtggaTTAGAAAAGATTGTACTATGatcatttttactgtaaaaactgaaaactggtaattttctatattttgaatattataaacttaaataattaaacatatatttgtatataaatacaaactttATTTGAAAGGCATATGTTCTAGAGGGGTATGTACATTAGAACCAAAAATAGGCcagaaataactgaaaatatgaaTCAAACACACAGAATAAGATGACATTTTCAAAGTGAAGACCAGATATTATACGACTGCAAAATCATCCTGCATATACAGTCATGTTTGTATTGAACTCTTACTTCAGTGTACTGATAGTAATATTTCCAAAGACCTCTGATTTTTGTCTGACCGCCAACATCCCACACAGTGAAGGAGATGTTTTCATATTCAACTGTTATAAAACTgttatcaaaattattattattgaagatGGCATCAGGTTAAGATAAAATAAATTAGCttattaatattatcaaaaaTGTCATCCATTCTGCAAATATTAGTTattgaaagtgaaacataaacacacatttgtttttgcatGAATTCATCATTTATTGGATCCGTTCTTTTCCTGatgtattataaaaacataatattaagAACATGTTTACATTCTGATACATCTTACATCAATCAATCATAACTGCAAAACATTCTTTATTTCTCatgcatttttctattttaatattacattaaaataagacATAAGAATACTTatgtttgcaaataaataaattatttattggaGATATTTGGTaggaaacacatacacacacatatatatatatatatatatatatatatatacatatatatcagctTATTCTTTCAAAATCCAGATAAAACCAAACACATAAACATAAGTCATTCAAAGTTTGTTTCTTTCAgtgttttaaaacatgttttcagaagTAACCTCATAGAACCGATAGAATGTGCCGTTTAtgatttaacattaataaatcaaaaatgcATTTCAGATAATAAACAGCTGGAGGCTGTTACATTCAATCACAGGATGTGTTAGTGTAGAAGTATCATGCCACAAAAACCCAAAAGTAAAGTTCCAGCATTACGGTCGTCTGGACAGTTGATCCGAGAGCCAATCCAGTCCTTCATATAAACCTGACCCTTGAACCGCACATGTGGCCTGAACAAACCactgagagacacagagacagagaagCACACGTTTatttcactcaaacacacactgacatcaCTCATCACATGTCaaacagagtgtgtgtgtctcacctgtCGTCCTCTCAGTGTGTGTAAACCCAGTCTGTCTGTCAGCTCGGGGACTGCCATGGCTTTGGGTAAATCCTGCTTGTTAGCAAGAACTAACAGAACCGCGTCTCTCATCTCGTCCTCCGCCAGCATCGCCTTTAGTTCCTCTGCTGCTGTTTCAATCCGGTCACGATCACAGCTGTCCACCACAAAGATCAGACCctgaatcacacaaacacacacttacacatttaATGCACTTCATAAAAGCAGCTGATTagatttgaacattttaaataatagctactaaacacatgtttttgtgacagATCATACCTTAGTGTTCTGATAGTAATGTCAGGCGTCTGATAACGTCCTGACCGCCGACATCCCAAACGGTGAATGAGATGTTTTTATATTCAACTGTTTCAACATTAAAACCTAGAGAGAATCAGTCTGTCGTTATCAGACACAATTAAAGCTGTCTATATGCTGCTgtatggtagccattgacttccattgtatttttccaTACTGTGGGAGCCAGTggttaccatcaactgtttggttgccaacattctttaaaaatatctataatacagaaactcatacagttttggaataacttgagggtgagtaaaatatgAAAGAATTGTCCCTTTAAGATTTACTAAATTAGTTTGGTCTTAATTTTCTTACCTAGAGTTGGTATAGTTGTGACAACTTCACCAAGTTTGAGTTTGTAGAGGACTGTTGTTTTTCCTGCTGCATCCAGACCAACTGCATCATCCAGACCAACTGAAGaagaaatattgatatttattacACAATGAACATGTGCAAGATTCATAAttggaatatttatatatatacctaATATGCCTAAAGTTGTATAGGCCTAATTAATACGCATCTATTTGCACCTATtgcaatattaaaaatgaatgagaatcAAATAATAACAGTAAAGTAAAACATACTCACCCATAAGTAACCTCATCGCTTTTTTTCTCAAAGAGACGCGAGAGAAGGTTCGAGAAGAAGACGcccatttgtattgtatttttatattaatatcagTCCGAAAGATGAGGTTTGGGTTGTAAGGTGTGATGAAGCTGTGATTGTGCACAGGTTTATATAGGCTTCTTTACTTTCGGTTTGATTGACAGCTCAACAGTTTCTCTCGCGGCAAATCCAACGCGTTCGATATGACGTCACCTACTGTACCACGTGTCTACAGTACATCTAAATCTGTTTTTAAACAGTCTATGGTCTAAACCTAAGTCAAATAAACCAgggttattatttttgttgtcagAAAGAGCTTGAGATGACATAACAAATATGGCGTTGCAAAAACagctataattttaatttaacaacaATTGTTTATGTAGTTAAACCCCTTCAGCAACAGTATAATGTGTTCAGAAATACATTACAAAGCCTGAAACACATCGCGTGCGATCCTCCTTTTATTCAGCTAAGAAATGTTAAACTTTAGATTGTAACAAGATTTTTATAGATTAATTTAGGTGATGTCCGactttaaactgtaaataaaaagttTGTTTGGACACGTGGTACAGCGGGTGACGTCATATCGAACGCGTTGGATTTGCCGCGCGAGAAACAGAACGTCTGGAGTGTTGAGCTGTCAATCAAACCGAAAGTAAAAAgcctatataaacacacacacactaaacaaacACTAACCAGTCTGACTCTTGAACAGTAAGCATTAACAGCTTTTGTATCTTGCTGTATCAAAACATGGGCATCTTCTTCTCCAACCTTTACTCGCGTCTCTTTAAGAAGAAAGACATGAGGTTGCTTATGGGTGAGTACATgttatttttctctctcaaaatgttttaaaatcccagtctattattttattcttatttacattttgaCAAACTAGCATTTTATTATGCCAAATAATGTATAGGCTATTAAATGTTATTACctctatattatttatttatatatatatatttatagttatcctgtttaattaaatataactGTGCATATTAATTAGGTATAACTGCTATGtgaaatttaatacaatttaagaaGATATTCCAATTATGAATCTTGCGCATGTTCATTGTGTAATGTCAATATTTCTTCTTCAGTTGGTCTGGATGCAGCTGGGAAAACAACAGTCCTCTACAAACTCAAACTTGGCGAAGTTGTCACAACTATTCCAACTATTGGTAAGAAACTCACAGCGAGCTGCAATTTATCGTAATCTTGATAAATATTATCATGCCATGCCAAACTGTTCATTATTCTGCCTTCTTTAGGTTTTAATGTGGAGACGGTTGATTATAAAAACATCTCGTTCACTGTTTGGGATATTGGTGGTCAGAGTTTAATTCGAGGTCTCTGGAGACATTACTATCACTACACTCAGGTAACAGagttttaaatgtactgtatgacCACTATGAGTGtggttttatttgcaaatcttgTCTGAAAGAGCCATTTTGTGTGATTCAGGGTCTGATCTTTGTGGTGGACAGCTGTGATCGTGACCGGATTGAAACAGCAGCAGAGGAACTAAAGGCGATGCTGGCGGAGGACGAGATGAGAGACGCGGTTCTGTTAGTTCTTGCTAACAAGCAGGATTTACCCAAAGCCATGGCAGTCCCCGAGCTGACAGACAGACTGGGTTTACACACACTGAGAGGACGacaggtgagacacacacactctgtttGACATGTGATGAGtgatgtcagtgtgtgtttgagtgaaatAAACATGTGCTTCTCGGTCTCTGTGTCTCTCAGTGGTTTGTTCAGGCCACATGTGCGGTTCAAGGGTCAGGTTTATATGAAGGACTGGATTGGCTCTCGGATCAACTGTCCAGACGACCGTAATGCTGGAACTTTACTTTTGGGTTTTTGTGGCATGATACTTCTACACTAACACATCCTGTGATTGAATGTAACAGCCTCCAGCTGTTTATTATCTGAAATgcatttttgatttattaatgttaaatcaTAAACGGCACATTCTATCGGTTCTATGAGGTTActtctgaaaacatgttttaaaacacTGAAAGAAACAAACTTTGAATGACTTATGTTTATGTGTTTGGTTTTATCTGGATTTTGAAAGAATAAGCTGATGTCTGCCTGAgagttatatatgtatatatatatgtatatgtgtgtgcatgtgtgtgtgtgcatgtgtgtgtgtttgtgtgtgtgtgtgctcttgttcttgtgacatatcaggacacaactctgtataatgacatgcatgacacaggtattagaaggagagggtgacttatgaggacataacccatgtccccatttttcaaaatgcttataaatcatacagaatgagtttttttgagaaagtaaaaatgcacaaagtttcctgtgagggtttgggttaggtgtagggttggtgtagggccatagaatatacagtttgtacagtataaaaaccattatatgGTTATATAACCACTATGGggtgtccccacttttcacaaaaacaaacatgtgtgtgtgtgtttcctaccAAATATCtccaataaataatttatttatttgcaaacatTAGTATTCTTATgtcttattttaatgtaatattaaaatagaaaaatgcatGAGAAATAAAGAATGTTTTGCAGTTATGATTGATTGATGTAAGATGTATCAGAATGTAAACATGTTcttaatattatgtttttataatacatCAGGAAAAGAACGGATCCAATAAATGATGTATTCATGCAAAACATTTTAGTGTGTTTATGTTTCACtttcgataataataataatagtagcaaTAATATCAGCAGTATGGATGACATTTTTTTGATACTAACTAATTTGTAATTAGCTAAGGTTTTTATCTTAACCTGAtgccatctttaaaaaaaaaaaatttataagtaAAAGATGTTAGTAAAAACTG encodes the following:
- the LOC132119709 gene encoding ADP-ribosylation factor 4-like; amino-acid sequence: MGIFFSNLYSRLFKKKDMRLLMVGLDAAGKTTVLYKLKLGEVVTTIPTIGFNVETVDYKNISFTVWDIGGQSLIRGLWRHYYHYTQGLIFVVDSCDRDRIETAAEELKAMLAEDEMRDAVLLVLANKQDLPKAMAVPELTDRLGLHTLRGRQWFVQATCAVQGSGLYEGLDWLSDQLSRRP